A genomic stretch from Defluviitalea raffinosedens includes:
- a CDS encoding response regulator has protein sequence MLNVLIVDDMDIVRREIKRLRVWGESTGFVILEEASNGQEALEILEQKSMDLVITDIKMPKINGLELLEKIMEKDLCPCVVLLSDYTDFTYTRQGIILGAFDYMSKPVCEEEFKKLLHRAKKHIIVKSREKEKLKNLRKNLEEIVEVFFSDTEVKQIAHLIEHGDMEYIEALSRMLDRIEVHLDFEFLKIERALRKVFRAILDNIIENKKWLEKFIHSKEIDGIDFLNCKDIRELREAFMDKIKSIFDLLDQLYCTKTYNDTIVQICDCVLKNSEDKLSLTFIAEKLYMHKNYISEVFKQKTGMSIKQYLTRIKMERAKVLIAEGRLKIYEISDMLGYKDVEYFSKIFKKYTGMTPSQFNK, from the coding sequence GTGCTTAACGTGCTTATTGTGGATGATATGGATATTGTTCGAAGAGAAATCAAGCGGCTTAGGGTATGGGGAGAATCGACAGGCTTTGTCATTTTAGAGGAAGCATCCAATGGACAGGAAGCTCTGGAGATTCTGGAACAAAAATCGATGGACTTAGTGATAACCGATATCAAAATGCCGAAGATCAACGGGTTGGAACTGCTTGAAAAAATTATGGAGAAAGATTTATGTCCATGTGTTGTATTATTAAGTGACTATACAGATTTTACATATACGAGGCAAGGCATTATATTAGGAGCCTTTGACTATATGTCCAAACCTGTTTGTGAAGAAGAGTTTAAGAAATTACTCCATAGAGCCAAAAAGCATATCATAGTCAAAAGCAGGGAAAAAGAAAAATTAAAAAATCTTCGAAAAAATTTAGAAGAAATTGTAGAAGTATTCTTTTCTGATACAGAGGTGAAGCAAATTGCACATCTTATAGAGCATGGAGATATGGAATATATCGAGGCATTATCACGGATGTTAGATAGAATAGAAGTTCATCTGGATTTTGAATTTCTTAAAATAGAAAGAGCTTTAAGAAAGGTATTTCGTGCGATCTTAGACAATATAATAGAGAACAAAAAGTGGCTAGAAAAATTTATTCATTCAAAGGAAATAGATGGGATTGATTTTTTAAATTGCAAGGATATCAGGGAGCTTAGAGAAGCATTCATGGATAAAATAAAAAGTATTTTTGATCTTCTGGATCAATTGTATTGTACTAAAACTTATAATGATACGATTGTTCAAATTTGTGATTGTGTATTGAAAAATTCTGAGGACAAACTTTCTCTCACCTTTATTGCAGAAAAACTATACATGCATAAAAATTATATCAGTGAGGTATTTAAGCAAAAAACAGGAATGTCTATTAAGCAGTATCTTACAAGAATTAAGATGGAGAGGGCTAAAGTTTTGATAGCAGAAGGTAGACTGAAGATATATGAGATCAGTGACATGCTAGGATATAAGGATGTTGAATATTTTAGTAAGATATTCAAAAAATATACTGGTATGACTCCAAGTCAATTTAATAAATAA
- a CDS encoding ATP-binding protein, translated as MIKRDRHWPKVVFGFFIFVLVSLGEMQYNYAEQSPKNILILNSYHKELPRIDDQTNGVNEKDIYTCFGIYRDIVIIAVFVFIILASFICMLLFHIKKINRMKKELEMKHKELSHLNKELSASDHKIKSQYKELIKTQENLMLKEHQYRLLFEKMLNGFFVVEPIFNEDKKLVDIKFLNVNPSFKKQVNIHIDNVVGKTWVEVFGYPNLELNIFERILETGRTERFETYYGKANAYYIVNAFKISDNQIGVIFENISEYKMAIKEIKKLNEELEERVSVRTAELSKAIDELESFTYTVSHDLKSPLRAIDSYSRIMYEDHGENLHSDAVDIIQNIRGICKDLISMINHLLEYSMTSKKELNKEEINIKEMFLSVFNELQLTNSEREVTLVIETVLPNVYGDKLLLRQVVYNILSNAFKFTKNTEKPKITIGNTITSDEYIFYVKDNGIGFNMDYSKKLFGIFQRLHTSDEFEGTGIGLVTIKKIIEKHGGRTWIEGQVNVGATIYFTLPFSW; from the coding sequence ATGATAAAAAGGGACAGGCATTGGCCTAAAGTAGTATTTGGCTTTTTCATATTCGTTTTAGTCAGTTTAGGCGAAATGCAGTATAATTATGCAGAACAATCTCCAAAAAACATACTTATTCTCAATTCTTATCACAAAGAACTTCCCAGGATTGATGACCAGACGAATGGCGTCAATGAGAAGGATATCTATACCTGTTTTGGGATATATCGTGATATAGTCATTATCGCAGTGTTTGTCTTTATTATATTGGCAAGTTTTATTTGTATGTTGCTTTTTCATATCAAAAAGATTAATAGAATGAAAAAAGAGCTAGAAATGAAGCATAAAGAGTTAAGCCATCTTAATAAAGAATTGAGTGCTTCTGATCATAAAATTAAGAGCCAATATAAAGAATTGATAAAGACACAAGAGAATTTGATGCTTAAAGAACATCAATATCGTTTGTTATTTGAAAAAATGTTGAATGGCTTTTTTGTAGTTGAACCCATATTTAATGAAGATAAAAAACTAGTAGATATTAAGTTTTTAAATGTCAATCCGAGTTTTAAAAAACAAGTAAACATACATATTGACAATGTTGTTGGGAAAACATGGGTGGAAGTCTTCGGTTATCCCAACTTAGAACTAAACATTTTTGAGAGAATATTGGAAACAGGCAGGACTGAACGATTTGAAACATATTATGGAAAAGCGAATGCTTATTATATAGTCAATGCTTTTAAGATATCAGACAATCAAATAGGTGTTATTTTTGAGAATATTTCAGAATATAAAATGGCCATCAAAGAAATTAAAAAACTCAATGAAGAATTAGAGGAAAGAGTTTCTGTAAGAACTGCAGAACTTAGTAAGGCGATAGATGAATTAGAATCTTTCACATATACTGTATCCCATGATTTAAAATCACCCCTTAGGGCTATAGACAGTTACAGTCGAATCATGTATGAAGACCATGGAGAGAACCTACATAGCGATGCCGTAGATATTATTCAGAATATAAGAGGCATATGTAAAGATTTAATCAGTATGATTAATCATCTTTTAGAGTATTCCATGACATCAAAAAAAGAATTAAATAAAGAAGAAATTAATATAAAAGAAATGTTTCTTTCCGTATTTAATGAATTACAGCTTACAAATTCAGAAAGAGAAGTCACTTTAGTCATTGAGACAGTCCTTCCCAATGTTTATGGGGATAAACTTTTATTAAGACAAGTAGTATACAATATTCTTTCTAACGCCTTTAAGTTTACAAAAAACACAGAAAAACCAAAAATCACTATAGGCAATACGATTACTTCAGATGAATATATTTTCTATGTCAAAGATAATGGCATAGGATTTAATATGGATTATTCAAAAAAGTTATTTGGAATTTTTCAAAGGTTACATACCAGTGATGAATTTGAAGGGACAGGCATAGGGCTAGTGACGATTAAAAAAATCATAGAAAAACATGGAGGCAGGACCTGGATAGAAGGACAAGTTAACGTTGGAGCCACGATATATTTCACTTTGCCATTTTCCTGGTAA
- a CDS encoding HDOD domain-containing protein yields the protein MENHKIIQLIKNSNHLPEVPKSFGEILNMLFDPCNYNMDVCIEKFSHHPQLEKVLIQVLNDHSKLKREIVSIKDAVVYLGAKNVRIIAIAYIIRLLLPDRTGRAQIFDHNIYMKHCIGTSIASSMIAEKTGLCDKDKMFVYGLIHDIGIIVLDVCLPESLDKIYDLQKKGVHQIVAEKIVLGGITHSEIGRWICKEWGLPDEIAQIVGFHHTPFLSNQYTTEIQIVHLGDSISANYYEKLIGNKTAFIFSEKVMESLGVNKEFVIEIIKKLPKEVAKINQIINFKFL from the coding sequence ATGGAGAATCATAAAATTATTCAACTCATAAAGAACTCTAATCATTTACCTGAAGTTCCGAAATCTTTTGGAGAAATCTTAAATATGCTTTTTGATCCCTGTAATTATAATATGGATGTATGTATTGAAAAGTTTTCCCATCATCCCCAACTTGAAAAGGTTTTAATTCAGGTATTAAATGATCACTCTAAATTAAAGCGCGAGATTGTAAGTATAAAGGACGCAGTGGTTTATCTTGGCGCAAAAAATGTTAGGATTATTGCAATCGCATATATTATCCGATTATTATTGCCAGACAGAACAGGAAGAGCTCAGATTTTTGACCATAATATTTATATGAAACATTGTATTGGAACATCCATTGCCAGTTCAATGATCGCAGAGAAAACAGGGTTATGCGATAAAGACAAGATGTTTGTTTATGGGCTTATTCACGATATTGGAATTATAGTTTTAGATGTATGTTTGCCTGAATCTTTGGATAAGATTTATGACCTTCAAAAGAAAGGTGTGCATCAAATTGTAGCAGAAAAAATAGTTTTAGGTGGTATAACCCATTCAGAAATTGGTCGATGGATATGTAAAGAATGGGGATTGCCGGATGAAATTGCACAAATTGTAGGATTTCATCATACGCCATTTTTATCGAACCAATATACAACAGAAATACAGATCGTACATTTAGGAGATTCCATCAGTGCGAATTATTATGAAAAATTAATAGGCAATAAAACAGCATTTATTTTTTCTGAAAAGGTGATGGAATCTTTAGGAGTGAATAAAGAATTCGTGATTGAAATTATTAAAAAGCTGCCCAAAGAAGTAGCTAAAATTAATCAAATCATAAACTTCAAGTTTTTATAA